Sequence from the Rutidosis leptorrhynchoides isolate AG116_Rl617_1_P2 chromosome 3, CSIRO_AGI_Rlap_v1, whole genome shotgun sequence genome:
GATACTCCGAACAACTAAGGGTACACATCTTATTATTTATTTTCATGTATATAAAAGTCTTGATTTATAAACCTagtgtttataatatataatatgtatgAATATGATATATGGCAGAGTTTATATAAACTGGGAGGTAGGAAGATTGCAATGTTTGGTTTGACACAGATAGGATGCACGCCTCTTATGGTAAACAAATTTGGCACTGGTGGGAAACAGTGCGTTGAATGGGTTAACGATTCAATCAGATTATTCAATGAAAAGTTTAAACCTCTTGTGGATGACCTCAATAAACTAAATTCCGATGCAAGATTCACTTTTATCAACACTTCCGGCATTTTATATCCACAAGGAGGTAAAATCAATAACTTTAAACAATTACTATACCATGTGATTATGACAATAACTTCTTTCATTACTTGATTAAGTATAGAACTTAACTAATTAGGAGTATATATGCAAAtcttaaatttttaaaattttattaacatTAATGAGTTAGAAGTATGACTTATAGTATAACAAGGACTCATActaaatatgttttttttttttttctttctttttttagaAGTGGGATTGCGAACACCTCCTTGTTGTAAACTAAGTGGGGATTGGCCGTGTACTCCGAATTCAACTCCTTGTCGTGTTCGCACAATGTCTATTTTCTTTGATGCACTTCACCCTGCAGAAGTTTCCAACATGGTCATAGCATCAAGATCATATACAGCACTTTTACCCACGGATGCTTACCCACATGATATACAAAAGTTGGTGAACTTAAAATTGGACAAAAGGGGGTGATACATTGTACTGAAGAAATATGAGAACATGTAAATGTAAATCTACATTATTCGTTATAGTAATCAATATGCTGAAATTTAGTTAGGTATTTCATATTGATGAATGTGACAAAATCCATCaaaataattttcataatatgTTAGGTAAAAGTGTGAATAGTTATGTATATTTCATTATAATAAAATTTGTATGATACTAAATTGTTATTATGTATTTTGATCGACAAACTCTTACCCTCTTAATCAAAGGATCTTAACTTGATCTCAGTTTTATTCATGGTACCCTTAGAACTGTCAATTTCCATAAAAACATAATATCACAATTTTTGGACTGAACGACTATGTataaaatacggagtaattataaagaaaaaattacgccgttggtacctgtTTCATCACAGCACCTAAACTTATATTTTTGCCTGGTTGGTACCTCAGTTTTTTTGTAAATTGCGTAGCTGGTACCTAAAGATAACTGCCGTGAACCATTAACATTTAAACCCACACATGTTAGGTAATATGGTCTGTTCTATTTATTGGTTCCATATAAAAGGAATTGAATCCACGAGTATATAAGTTGCACTTAAACCTAATCGATTAAATCCCCAATTCAAGAACAAGTAAGAGAAATGGAAAGCGTGATCGAATCGTTAAAAGAAAACATCGAGTCAACAGAAAATAGAGCGGAAACGGCCGAACTGAAGGTAACAGAATTAACATATTCAAACGTTGAATTAAGTGAAGAACTAGAAATTATTACAGGAagccatgaaaacagttcaaacaaGATGAGTTTACTCGAGATTCAATTGCAACACACGAAAGCGTCTTCTGAATCGGGTCAAGAACAGCAAAACATCTTGTATTCTGCAATTCGGGATATGGAGACTTTAATTGATGAATTGAAGCAAAAAGTTTCAACAGCTGAAATTAGGGCTGAAAGTGCTGAAGATCAGTGTTTGTTGTTGACTAATACAAAGTCAGAGTTAACTAAAGAAGTTGCCACAGAACGTGAACGTATCACAAAACAGGTTCGCGCGTTACCACCGTTTATAAACTTTTTGCACATGAAAGTTATAAACTTTTCGATTAAAAAGTTGTAAACTTTTTGAACACAAAAGCGTTAATGCTCAACTTAACCTGACACATACAAAATTGAAATAGTTGTGTGTTTGGAACAAGATATATATTGACCCGTTACTCAACTATCCAGTTTGACACCTCTAATTGCAACTGTAATTTATGTAGTTACATACTCAAACAGAAGAGAAAAAGATCATGATGCAAACTGCAAAGGCTACAAAAAGTCAATAAGTAAGTCaacgcaaatatatatatatatatatatatatatatatatatatatatatatacacacacaaaagtTATTCACAATACAGACTCGACGTTTTGCAGTCTAGAAATAAAAGATTCAACATTCTGCGAAAATATGCAGCAAATAGAAAAATGGATGTGCAATCAACTAGCCCATAAAGAAAAATTAATCACAAGACTCTAATAACACAAATCCTCAATGgtcaacaacccattaaatcaaatAAGCTCGATACAAATGTTATTTATGTTTTTTTCGTAACAATATTTCCTCGTTTACATTATACTCCATAGCAATTAATTGTCGCCCCCACAATTGGGAAATTCAAGTTCTGCCACTGTTTTTAGGTGTGAGACATTTGTTTTTTGCTTTTAGCATATTTTTTTTTGGGTGTGACAGCTATAGATGCATAAACCGGATAAAAAACCGGATTCGGACAACAAAAAAAACGGATTTTTTTGTCCGGATTTTTCGGAACCGGTTCCGGATCCGGTTCCGGTTCTCGGCAtcggatttttttcggatttttttccggaaccggttctttttcggatctcgatcggattttttcgaatttttcttggactaggattcgattttgcgaattatatttttaccggttctattttttttaacgtttgacaacaataatataatcggtataaagaaaagttataatgctcaacacaatagataatataaataacaatattcgaacaatacaattataaaaataacacttttattcgaacgatacaataataaaaataacaacacttttattcgaacaatacaattataattaatacatttcgagCTTCGACATGGCCATCACCCAATAATGTATTAAGACTAAAGTATATCGAGCTTCGGCATTGCCATCACCCGTTATACTTTAGTCGTCAAATGACCCAAATGTGTTATCTTGTTGAGCGTGTTGAGGACGGTGCCTTCGATCGTAGTCTTCAAAAGCGGGGTCATCAACTAGAGAAAGGTAAGCTTGTTGGTAACCCGATACATTCATTTCGGTTTGGTCCATATCAAACGCTTCATAGTCACCTTCATCCACTTCGTTTAGTTCATTGTCGGAATTCTCTTCGATTGTTGTAGGTGATAATCCCGCTAAATTTTCTTCATactctatacattcttcaatgtcgttatataacggaccttctaatgaagtttgatcttgtatcctatctaccccatccaaataatctttcaaacatacacatactttcacggcttggggggtaagtcttgaccttctttccgatataattcgaccactaaaagaaaaggccgattcggaagctacggttgaagcttgaacggtaaataagtcacgagccataatgcttaatattggatatgtgtcttgttttgtttcccaccattttaaaatgtcaaggttgttaaattgttcttcactcatgtttagtgcaaagtttgccatcttataatttcccaactcgcttgtgggtgccgaTGTTCGTGCACGTTTGGAAGCGTCTTCGCGTACCAAGTTAAAAAGACTTATTTTGAGGTATCGGCTCCTTCGAGAAGATGATCCGGGTTGGTCAACAATTGGGTTTGATTGTCGACCATCGTGCCGAAGAGCTTCGGCATCGTATTCAAAAATCGAACCATTGGCCCGCATTGTTTGTTGTCTCGGGTCTTGCCTTGCACTACAACTTTTGTCAAGATGTTTTCTTAACGTTGTATTACCCGAAACACCCATGAACTTCATACATTGTGTACAACGAGCTTTTTTCGCACCATCCTTCATTACACACAACTCGAATTTGGACCAAACGTCCCCTTTTCGCTTTGTTTCTTTTTTGTAATCAATATCGGCAGTAGTGTAGCCTTGTGAAGATGTTCCAGCGGAACCGGAAGCGGAAACTTGTGAATTATCCATTATGGAATAAGTAGAGATTAGAGAATATTTAGTGATTTAGAAAGAAATATGAGAATGTTTGTTGGTGCATTTTCAACCAAAGCTAAACCATGTATTTATAATGGACTTTGTGGGgttaaaatggtaaaaaaaaaaactcaaaaaactgcaaaaaaaaaaagggTTGAAACtgcaaaaaagaagaagaaaaaaacggctatttttttgaaaaaccggatcggatccggatccggatccAAACCGGATCGGATAAAATCCGATTTATATCCGGAAAAAATCCGGTTCTCTTGAAAATCTGGATCCGGTTGGAACCGGATCGGATCTCGGATCCGGATCCGGATTTCGCTGTGTCCGGTTCTGGTTCTGTCCGGTTCCGGATCAGGTCACCGGATCGGATCTGGATCCGGTTTTTTTGCCCATCTCTAGTGACAGCTATCTGATTTGTGCATTATGTGGATATTTGCTATTCATAGTTGATTGTGAATATGCTGTATATTAGTAATATTTGTTTTCTTGTAAAAATGCAGCAATGAAATTCATTCATAACGTAATACATTATGCATGTGTAGTTGTTGAATATAATTAGTTGGAATGTCAATCTCCAACAGCCCTTCTAGCATGATTCTGTATATATTTTGATTTTTAATGGATTAAAATATTGGAACGGACCATATTAccctcacatgcgtggcacatgtgagGTTTAAACGTTAATAGTTCACAGCAGTTATCCTTAGGTACCAACTACGCAAGTTACAAAAAAACTAGTGCAGAGACCTGTGGAATCACGGgattttaaagaaatttttttgACTGATATGTTATATATGATACATTACCTTTGGTGTGCTTGGGTGCTACATCTATAGATAAGAAAATGATTATGACAAAGATATGACAATACAAAGATATGACAGACTATGGTTTATggcataaaaatatactaaaacaaAATTACTTGAATCAAAATATTTTGGCCAATACTTGACCTCTTCGACCCATTTGGCTTCGTTGGCATTAATTCTTTGAATTCACTTGACATTACTTGGCCAACTGCATTTTACTATAACAAAATTAAATAGGAAGTTGATGCAAATAAATTTTAAGCAACAAAAGAACACAATAACAATATTATCAATGAAAAAAAGACAgcaatattatattatcattattatttgtgCATACCTATACCTATGTAACTTCAGTCCAGTCCGCAGGAGAAAAGATGCTGCTTTTACACCTCGAGGAGATACATCCTTTGCAAGAGCAAATGTAAACCATTCAAGTAGTTATAACTAACTTATACTATAAACCAACTATCAACATATAAATTAAAGTTGTGCTTGACTTACTATTAATTTCATAACAAAGGCACTGCAATCCCCAATCTATTGCAGCTTCACTGATTTCAATCTGCAAAATGATAGATTATCGTCGGTGCGCATTAATGTTCAAACTCAAAAACTTGTCAACATGTTAACAAAAAACTTAGACAGCTTTGCGAGAAGTCGCACCCGTAGTGATGTTGCTTTTCATGGTTTGAGAACATTTATAGAACTGTAAAACAACCAAAACGGGGATTATACGATAAATCtcaaataaaaaaatttatttaaagAACTTGTCATATTGATAGATAACCAACCATCATAATGTTAAATATAAGTTTTGACATGAAAGTTGAGCTTCTTTTCACGCCTACCAAATGACACAATACTATTTTAGATCTGACTCGAAGGATCAAACAATTACACAACCAATGCAGACACGGAAGCAATGGGACAGTATTAGAACTTAAAAGCAATCATTACATCATTACAACTTAAAAGAAAACATATTAGCCCAACATTTTAAGAATTTCATCCCATACAAATGAAGTCACTTGAAAAAGCATATTAACATGAAAACAGTTGACATCACAAACTTAAAGTTAGATAGATAATAATTCgggaaaaaaaaaactaataaaaaCTTGCATCAAATATCTTCTTTGGCTTGACCCACCCATTTAGACACCTTTATATAAAAAAATGAAGATGGTATAACATTCAATGGGGAAAGAATTTATTCTTTGTAGTAAATTAAACCAAATGAAATTAAATGGGTCACCAAAATCAAAACCAAAATAAAACAAAATGGGTTTGACTTGCAATCTTCAAGACTAAATACACATTAACATGGAAAACTATTGTTTATTAACAACAGGCTGCAATTGCATGAATATAACAACTTTAGAAAAGTTTATGAGTATAAATATGCTGTAGATTTCCATGTGATTTACATGTATAGAACCAAATCAAGTATATTTCACTAAATTAACTTTTCAACTAAAAAATAGATTGAACTAATGAGGCAGACGTGATATTTTACAGGGGAAATACCAATTACCAATACCAATCATATTAAAAGCTTGTAAATACATTTTAAGGGTCTAAAAAATAAAATGTGCAGCAATTGCTCCCATAAAAAACGGTCCTTTTTAGAAAATTGTGACTTATTTATGGAAAACTAAAATGAAACTACCTGAATTGATCGATTGGAACTGGTGATTTGTGCAACGGGATCCATAGAGAAGAACTGGTGTTGCTTCAGCAACCTTTTTGCCCATCTCTCAAACATAATCTTCACTGTAACCAACTTAGctgcagcccaacaacaacaaacatAAATTAGTCACAAACTACTCTTGATCAAGATTAAGCTTCAAGTACACAAAGAGCCAAAAACATGAAGTGATAAAAGATATTACTTCTTACAGTTATACAAAGTTTGCCACCTGTAACAACACAAAAAACATAACAAACTTTTACTCTACATATTTTTAAATTTGGCTATAGAATTTAGAACATAAGATAATAGCATAATCCATCAAATACAGAAAAGTATGCTCAAGCACATTCAAAAAGTACCCTTAATTTTAGTATGTACCTGTTCTAATGGGAGTAAGAGGACAACTGAAGATCTTATCCCATTGAAGCAGTTCAAGATAACACTATTTAATATCAACAATAAGAGGACAGTATTAGTATCTCAAAATGCCAATAtcagctttatatttttttaaaacaaattcTAAGAATTGTAATCTATGGGTCAAAGAAACAGTTTAATAAACAAACCTAACATATAATTACACATTCAGATATTTATTTAGTCTCACATGTCAATTTTTTGAATCATAATTTAGTCTAAATGTTTAACTATATATGATCAaacaattaagaaaattaggaaatATGGAATCTTACTACTCAAGATCAAAATCTGAAAGAATCCAAAATAGTGTGATTGCAGATATGGTGCGATGGCTCGATCTGCTGTCTCTGTTACATGATTCACCAATTCAAAGTATTTTCAGACATTAATTAAAAATAAGTGAAAAATAAAAGCCCTTATATAAATCAAAGCCCTAACTCAACAAATGACTTATGAAGAGATTTATAATTTATGAACCTAGCTGCAAATCTCATATTGAAAAACCCTAAATCGATGTTGAAGATGAAATTGAAAACATTACCTGTTAGAATCTGAAAACAATCGCAATATAATCCCACCTTCTCATTGAATCTGGAAAAGATTGATTTACCTTAAAGAATTCGTGATGAAGCTGCCAGAAGATGAAAAGCTCTAGATGAATGAAGAAGATGGAACCGTATGTATCTGATATTCGAAGAAAAAGCAGCGATGGTGGTGCGATGGCGGACATGGTGGTGACTATAGATCGCAACGTTTAGAGATGGTGGCGGAGATGGTGGCAGATGAAGATTTGTCTGGTTACCTAACTCATATAAGATTTTAAAGATTCAGACTTGGTTTTGGGTTATGTGTGAGAGAAAGAGGCATGTGTTTTGGTAATTTCAAAAGGGAGACGTGCGTGCATTTGAAAGGTGATATAATTGGATAAGGGCGGTGGCTTCTTCGGTA
This genomic interval carries:
- the LOC139902789 gene encoding WPP domain-interacting tail-anchored protein 2-like, whose product is MESVIESLKENIESTENRAETAELKVTELTYSNVELSEELEIITGSHENSSNKMSLLEIQLQHTKASSESGQEQQNILYSAIRDMETLIDELKQKVSTAEIRAESAEDQCLLLTNTKSELTKEVATERERITKQLHTQTEEKKIMMQTAKATKSQ